A single genomic interval of Armigeres subalbatus isolate Guangzhou_Male chromosome 1, GZ_Asu_2, whole genome shotgun sequence harbors:
- the LOC134218349 gene encoding uncharacterized protein LOC134218349 has protein sequence MDLTHLSNEEIDYELALRFVVNLGPCTHRNKVLKLKDLMAQEGQLQEPACHSSQHVMSSTSNLEICQLRIGELRKRVDEAVQIKDTFAIAQLRSRLIHYKTRLEIIQPLAAFVSIKDTLCSLVKVLLDEVDCALVHYEKRTDRGESAVIVSIPPEEFGQKDNENLDSVQQKNSNEAYSLLGMDNILHQQGNASANLIDPGFAETAQEELPYEQRSFGNRRSTVEIPFSRVNGDKDNQHPHNTSIREEHEPHLSATSSPLAVGRGRGLTIRGLQDARSNISGRGRSTQSAETRQHGNEHIHNNNDLTFRNIISNNASLYADLVERLARRERRERAPRPERWEDRRMMKAVHNWPFKFRGEKDTTSLNIFLDRVETFAGSEGMNDETLLSSIKHLLLDDALDWYARAMSQRRLYSWQNFKNEIRREFLPSGYAQILRLEASFRFQGQSESFAKYYRDIAALFRFISPPMTEEEKFFIVKKI, from the coding sequence ATGGACTTAACACACTTGAGTAACGAGGAAATTGATTACGAGCTAGCACTTCGTTTCGTAGTTAACCTCGGACCTTGTACCCACCGAAACAAGGTCTTGAAACTAAAAGATCTGATGGCACAAGAAGGCCAGCTTCAAGAACCGGCTTGTCACAGCTCACAACATGTGATGAGCTCGACgtcaaatttggaaatttgtcaACTCAGGATCGGGGAGCTAAGAAAGCGCGTGGATGAAGCGGTGCAAATTAAAGACACTTTTGCCATCGCACAGTTACGTTCGCGTCTCATCCATTACAAAACCAGGTTGGAAATCATTCAACCCCTCGCGGCTTTCGTGAGCATAAAAGATACGTTATGCTCGCTTGTCAAAGTGCTATTAGACGAAGTGGATTGTGCATTGGTACATTATGAGAAGCGAACAGATCGGGGTGAGAGTGCAGTGATAGTGTCAATCCCACCAGAAGAATTTGGTCAGAAAGACAACGAGAATCTCGACTCAGTGCAACAGAAAAACTCCAACGAAGCGTACTCACTCTTAGGAATGGACAACATCTTGCACCAGCAGGGCAATGCATCCGCAAACCTCATCGACCCTGGTTTCGCGGAAACAGCCCAAGAAGAATTGCCATATGAACAAAGAAGTTTCGGTAACagaagaagcactgttgaaatccCGTTTTCAAGAGTGAACGGTGACAAAGACAACCAACATCCACACAACACCAGCATTAGAGAAGAGCATGAACCGCATTTGTCAGCAACTAGTTCCCCACTAGCAGTTGGTCGAGGAAGAGGATTAACGATAAGAGGCCTACAGGACGCGCGATCCAACATTAGCGGGAGAGGAAGATCTACGCAGAGCGCGGAAACGAGGCAACACGGTAACGAACACATACATAACAACAATGACCTCACATTCCGAAACATCATATCCAATAATGCAAGCCTTTATGCAGACCTGGTGGAACGGTTGGCTCGGAGGGAGCGACGAGAAAGGGCACCACGACCAGAGCGATGGGAAGACCGAAGAATGATGAAAGCAGTTCACAATTGGCCGTTCAAATTCCGTGGAGAGAAGGACACCACGTCGCTGAATATCTTCTTAGACCGGGTAGAGACTTTTGCTGGATCGGAAGGGATGAACGACGAAACATTGCTGTCTTCGATCAAACATCTTCTACTAGATGACGCCCTGGATTGGTATGCTCGGGCCATGTCTCAACGTCGGCTTTATTCATGGCAAAACTTCAAGAATGAAATCCGGAGGGAATTTCTACCAAGCGGATATGCTCAAATACTACGACTAGAGGCCAGCTTCCGCTTCCAAGGACAGAGTGAATCTTTTGCCAAGTACTACCGGGATATTGCTGCGCTCTTTCGATTCATATCACCACCAATGACCGAGGAGGAGAAGTTCTTCATTGTGAAGAAAATATGA